The Phlebotomus papatasi isolate M1 chromosome 3, Ppap_2.1, whole genome shotgun sequence genomic sequence ACATAGAAAAtccatgaaaaatattaaatacgaATCACCACTCCACAAAGTCACAAACAATTAATTTGGATTAAATACgcaatattttattatgaaaatgaaTTGCCTTGAAAAGGTGTTGGTGTCATTAATGAACATTACTTTTCTTGCTTTTCTTTGAAGTATatcattacaaaatattttcttatcatCACATGTATACatgtatagtaaggtggggtaattggatcgttttccgtagagtgctacttaaacgcttgtttttggactgatgaaattcttttttacttctaaatccacagaattattcactgtttcattcagaaacataatataaaaaaaaattatcaaaaatattaaaagaaattcttatAAAATACTGATGATACTGATACAAGTTAGCATGCACTAagtgggtcgccttttcgctaattggaCTTTTCCTTTCAACCACTTATTCTTCTTGGCCTTGCCGCCTCCGGAGCTTCCTTAGTATGAGGTCTGTTCTTAGGAATCTTTTCCTTTGTTCCCTTCGGCATCTAAAATAGTAAAACTGTGCTGAAGAATGCGATTCACagaaagaaattattgatttgcgaagcacccatttagagcaaaatgtaaacagccacaaattcactaatttctttataaaatattattatttcatgaaaatcgatttactcaccttgtaggggaatgattgcacttcacttttaattaaaccattggatttaaaatacttttttcacaaggaaaaaaacaataaacaacACAACAACGAACAATTCTTGTTCGTTTTTAGCCTTTTAATTAGGGGAAACCCCTTAATTCAGAGAAGAGATTAAAGTTATATGAATTTCACTTTTGAAGTGGAAAAATAGAGATTAATCCCCGTGTTTGAAGTAGTAAAAATTCGTTACAATTGTACTACAGTAGTTTATAAATCtccagtaggggagactggggcaaaatatgtcaattctaaaattttaaaattcgatattttccaagaaaaaagagaccgaggcttcaaatttttatcatagattGCCTTCATGAACATCAATAAACGTCAAAGGTTTTAAGGAATTCGAGCaaggaataaaataaaagaaatattgaaattttgagctctgtttttaaaatatttgcctttcaggagatatcaattttcattaactTACTTTCCGAAATTGATGCATTAGTGTGTGTTTGCTGTATAATTTGGATATCCTGAAAACGAATATGTTGTTCGTTTGCGATTTTTTCAAAGTGAAAGGAATtttgaaggatttttgaaaaaaaaaaaacaaaatttggatttttggcaaaagtttttgtaaaaaaatatcaattttaccctattttccaacacattttgtattgtaaaaatggttctgattaaaggaagtgcaaatccttcgttcaaacactagataatacttctctaaataagtgtgcaaaatttcagaaagatcgattCAGTAGACTCTGCGTAATCTTTACTTCCGgattgtaaaacggtgttttgagaaaaacgcgtttaaagttttaaaacaatatgcgcgcgcgggcggaatgcataactaaaactgctttgcctccgagagttttaccccgattgacttgaaattttcagaaaatatttttcaaatatttgagaGACGCATGTAAACCCTtaaaaacacattaaaaatgaattgttcaaagcttctgtcgtccgaaggtagcacgcttttccctaagtcaatttttttttgcaaaattcgttttctagcttttcgggtactccttgacaccctttaccttccctgtgaatattataccggaaagttaattattccctgAATTATAGAGacgtttcaaatcttaaaattcctATACACAGCATGTAAAGTCACAGCTTGAagtcgctctcctgtaaagtggccaaagaaaaatctttttgtaTCCCTAcagaaataatgttttttaatataAAGCTTCTAGGTCTTCAAGAAAGTAAAATTGAGTGTAAAGTATAATATTTGAAGCATTAAAAGACTATTTTTTATAAGACTTCATTAACCGATTCAACcgtaaagggttaaagaaatttttacctcttctaTTTTTTGCTGCAGTAAGTGTTCAGTAGGCAATTAAATGCTCATTCACTGTTTCTTTTTTCGTCCCACCTGATAACAACATTATTATTTTGGAGCTCTCTATGACTCCGCATTGATAAAGCTATCTTTCGCTCCAGTCTCTCAAAAGCTTCGACTCAATCATGAACGAGAAATAGTTTATAGAGAACTTCAATTACGTTACAACATTGTGTTAATAAATAGTTTCTTTCATTGAATTTCGTGATAAAGTTCGTgataaagaatatttcaaaatttgaagtatttttggATTCTCTCTGTTTCTATTATCTTATGGCTTTGTACTTATTGATCTAATCTATCGTCTAgactaaaattaattcaaatcataaatttgtttaaaaattagtGAACACGTGAAGATGGTTCTTAttgtattttgaaatattgagaataaataaaagttataatGTTGTGAAATAACAATACCCAGCTACGCAATATATTGTTTATTGTCACAAAAATGAGTGGATAACAAAAAAGATATATATAATTAATGAGTAATCAATAATTTCTATTACCGTTGAAAATTCAAACATCTTGattaaaaaatttgcatacttccAGGCAAAGTCTACATCCTATGCATCAACCAACGCTGCCGCTTTGGCTGACACTTCACCCAACACACATACCACACTATTGCTATCTACTGAAAGTTCACTAAAATTTTTCACCATTCCGAAGTTTTGACTCAAATTTCTACCATAAATCCAAACAAGCCTGAAGTTTAGCTTCCAACATAAATTTGGGTGACAAAACAATCGCCCCTCTCCAGCAAAATCGTGTTATTCTCGTCTTATCGCTATGAAAAAATGTGCAATAAGAATCGTAATCTGAATTGTTGACATTTGCATGGTGTTTACCGAGAAACAGTGAGATCTTTTGTCTTGTTGGTATTGTGAAAAGTGTGGCAAATAATGCGGAAATTTCGTCTTAAACTTCCGTCGTTAAAGTAACCTCAATTCACCTCCCATCCACCAAAAATCTTCCAGAGATTTTTGGGGTATCTAGGTCGTTTTTCTGTCCCTCGGTTTTTCTCCTAAACTATCAGATAACTATAGTTAGTGAATCAGTTTACGTAATGACTTCGTGGTGGAGTGTGCCTAGGTGGCACTTTTATGCGAATTTAGTGATTTTCACAACGACTCTGAGTCTCACCGCGAAACTCGTCCTTGGCGACATTGAGCCACACGATGGAGAAGTGACTGACTCAGCAAATGTGGTAAATCTACCGAAAAAACTACTTCAATTGAGTAATGAGGGTTATCGAGTGTGGCAAATCTCCCAATCGCCAAATAGGTCTTGTtcccacaaaataaaatttgcagtGAAAAGGCCTAGATTTGTCTAAAACAGTGAGGGGCTTCTCATCTAAAGTTCTTGAGTACCACGTGGTTTCTTGTGCAAACATAGAAACACTTCGCAGGTGTAGCAGAATGAAAGAGTTGCGAAGTGACTGTATTTGTTTAAGTACTTGTGATAAAAAGAGGtaaactgagattctttactgACAACTTTCAAAAGGTTTGTGACTCTAAATGCGTGctaattcgattgtgagttaaaTTTTCGAAAGAAACGATCGTGTTGTGGTAGCTGATTATTGGCAACTTATTGTTGGAACGGTTTTGACCGAAGCTAcaaattactaaaatttcattaaaatataataagttAATATgtggtttttcgaaatcatttttaatttggaATTCTGAATGAGATATTCTCACTATTTTAGatgagaaaagagaaaaaaaagactaCGAAGTAGTACAAgcgttatggtgctattccaatgaaaattgaacataataatataataatattttattggcAATCTGCAtttttgcgtctgccgccgacttcaccgGGTAAGACAGCAGAAAACCCCGGATCACTAGTCGCATAAGCCGGTGATATTAATATTACAATAAGTGAcataacaaaaataattataacagtgtaaaacaaattaaagttcACATAGCATtaacaaattgtaaaaaaaaatacagcaaaTATTGGCAGTCAACATGGCAAAAAATGGAGAAGAGATCAGCAGCTGGACTCCGTGAAGGAGTTCGTGTCGCTGCCGACGAGTCAAAAAGAAACTATAGATTaaggaaaaatatatataatataaaagaagATTTAACTAAAATGCAAAAGGAATTGTAATAAACACATTAATAGGGAAACAATGAGGGAAAATGGAATATTATTTTCGCAAAGAAAGCATAGAAAAAGGGATTTCGTTAAATTCATAAGGAAGTAGTGTCCATAGATAAATTATGAGACAACTTTGCGAATCAGTTACAGAGCAAAAGATACTTTAAAAGCATATGTGTTTGGAAGAGGCAAAGCACCAAGCGAGCGATCAGGCGCCCCGTTGCCAGAGGGCCTCTGGGGTCAAAGCCCCCCGCCGCCACCGAACAGCAGACAAACCTGGCTACACCACGGCACTCCCAAACCTCAGAATGGACCATAATGATCTCCACTTTACACAAGTGTGGGCAGAGGAGAGGCATAAGGCCTGGAGGAGATCCCACAAAGTAGAAGGCATCAAAAGGGGCTCTGGTTGTACACCTAACATTTGTTAGctctttactgttcttaagtgcttctgcattatcgacttttctttatgttgatTCCTGTCTTGACTACTTTTCCCAATCTTCGCCGTGTACGAAAAtcatcaaacagtcgtgacagggaccaacgcaaagaaaagtcaacaatgcagaagcacttgagaactgtAAAGTATTAAACAGctgtgttaatttttcattggaataacactATTACCCTGGTATCACAttgcatattaaatttttatgtgtttaaTATTAATTGTCGTTAATTAGCGTTCTAAAGTGTGATTTGTGTTTTTGAATCACTGAATATTTGgaatttgatctatttattgataaaaaggtagacttaaTACGAAAAAGTTGGTTTGATTAGAGTGCATGAAAACGTCgctaaaaatgccaaaaatgacgaaaaaaattttgtaaatggtGACTTTAAGAATCTCTATAGGCCACAATTTTtgaccgatcttaatgaaaatttaggaaaatgttCTTCAATTAACgccaaatgaaataaaaataatttcggTTCGATTAAAATggttgaaaaataggttttCGCTGTCTTGGCCCCACTGTGCAGTGGTTCAGTGAAATATCTCAAGTTTTAGAAAgcttttttatcaaatataagATCATACTAGCATATACTAAAATTCGAATTGGTTGCAAGTCATAGGGGTTAAATTATTGAAAGAATAAGATTTGTGGTTATTCAGGAATGGAATAATTGCCCTTTTCCGAAAACTGCAAGTTGATATCTTATTCTGTTCTCCCTTtgtaagtacagtagactctctcaaattcgggtatatgggaccgaaatgtcagccgaattagacagaaattcgggcgacaaacgttttgaaatgcaacgattttttattaatgtgcattagatattgagtttacacactcatatataacgtaaattgcatgaaaatccctcaataatgcaaaatcacatcaaaactaagacaatccatgccaaatttgagcatatttgattcatttggtaatcataatcaaacttgaaaaatgacaacaaacttttttcaaatgtaaccgctgcccgagataaaaagtagcccgatcttaaaagagctagagtctactgtaattatacTACGGAGAAACTAAAATATGGACGTTAAATagtgaaaatcgattttatggGCCTAAAAGTCACAAGAGTGTCGAAATGTTTAAGCACGAATTGATGAGGTTGAGTTTCATCACAAAACAAAGAACTTTagaatgtaaagaatctcagaaaAGCATTTTATTCCACAAAGGTTTTAATAAGAGAATTCGTAATCACGATATTTTAGCTCTTACCTTAGTAATTCCGAGTTTGAAACCCCTTGGTGTTCACTTTTCTGAAATTAAATAGTATTATTCAATAATTCGGCTCAAAATGACCAAAAATGTCCCTAagaatttctttaatgaatctaataATAAGATTTTAGTTGATAATTATTTCAAAAGTcttcttatttctaaattattaatAGAAAAGGCAATGAGGAAAATCACACGCGTCTCTTTATTCCAAAATGCCACTCCAAAATGTCGTCTTTTTGGCAAGAAGCAGGGCTGCCAACTTGCAGAAAACTAACATGAAGTTGGCGTCGAATCAATTAAGAAACGGAAGACAAATTATTAAACGGgtttatttagtaattgaatTCTGCAAATGAGAAGTCCCATGAAGCACTCGATACCTCAATAAATACCTGATTCTCAAAATTATACTGATTTTTATGGAATTGTGTATGGGAATTTGTAGAATTTTCCCAGTCCAGATGGCACAGCACCAGAAGGTGGAGCCAGCAGCTCAACCATTCCCGCCGATTTGGGCTTCTGGCACGCGTTCCTGGCCTCAATATCTGTGATACTTGTGTCTGAGCTTGGTGATAAGACCTTCTTCATTGCTGCCATTATGGCAATGAGACACCCTCGCCTCACAGTATTCGCGGGCGCAATTTCGGCGCTCGCCCTGATGACCGTTCTCTCGGCCGTCTTTGGGATGGCTGCTACAATCATCCCTCGTGTCTATACTTACTACATCTCCACCGCGCTCTTTGCAATCTTCGGTCTGAAGATGCTAAAGGACGGGTACTACATGTCCGCCTCGGATGCTCAGGAAGAGCTCGAGGAGGTGCAGTCGGACCTCCGGAAGCGTGAGGATGAGGTGAGCCAAACCCCATAATACGAACGTTATATTGGCTTTCTTTTGAACTCTAATCCATCAGCTGACCTCAACTGTTCCTCGTGGCAAGgaaataaaatttacttatttCTGTGACCGATATGGCTGGCTATCAATTGGTGTTAGCCCAATGTGTGAAAATATTTGGAGTCACTGACCGTGAATCCCACGTATtttgtgctatttttttttcctttacacTCTTTTGCCTGGCTCTGTGTTATTTCCCTACTTATCTCTTCTTTTTTGCTCgtcttttttaaaattatttttaactttcttttgactttttatCGCACATttgtaaattgattttcttatgAAATAATGTGATtatatttgaattgaatttagacattttaaaattcaattgtaaTTACTGAGAAAAATAAGTCCAATTCCCGAGAGAGCGTAGCAcaatgataattttttaagtttacatTTAAGTACAACGATTTGCAGCttacattgaaaaattaaattttaaatcacaTTTTAGTAAACCGTTGACATTATCTGATAATTGGGCTAATTTGGTGGAAAATATTGTGAATGAAAGCACGCAGAAATAAGACAATAGAAGCTGATAAAAGTGTTTTATGCCGATTATACCGCCCCTAATTGCTTGTTTTATGATAAGTTTGCAGGAAAAAAAACCTTATCTTTGAGCAAGAGAATGGCAAAACCTTGTTCTTCAATTGTCTAAGAATTCTAAGACATAATTTTGCATTTGCGAATTCTAGATCATGGTCTGCTCTACTGAGTGTTTGGattttacaaacaaatttctataaaaaaaaattgacagatcAAGAATTTCGGTTTTTGGGAAGTATTgtcatattttttatatatctgGCGTTTAACTTTAAAGGAAATAGCAGAACGATTTTTGTTTATCCATCCAGCTGTCTATAATTAGACCTCAAGACCAAATGATGAGAGATACTGACATGCCTTTCTTTAGGTCCTTCTCCCAACAACTACATGAAGTAATCCGCTTTCAAGACGCTTACTGTCATAGGACTGTCAAAAGATAGCGCGTCACTTAAATTCTGATCCATATTCTTTAATTCGTTCTAAAAATGACCACAAACTGTCAAAATACATGACTAAAGCACTGAAAAAATAGGAAGTGTTTTAGAATTACTGAAATGTTCAATATTTTTGTAGGTACTCTTGATTATATTTGCTTCTGTCAGTAGCAAAACCTTAGGTCTCGAGTTCTGTTTCCGTGAAGGTTATTTATCAGTCAGCTTTCTAATAGGAAATTACGtatgaaaaacattattttcaatACTCAAGCGATCTCATAGCTCTtggaatttttgtattttcgatttcgaatttttaacaTTGATTTCTTGATTTTCGTTATCGACTGTAAACATTCAATCGCGCTCTGTGTGGATGTCAAATGACGTCCAGCCCCTGAAATAAAACGTAAAGaacagaagaaaaagaaatctaATACGCGACTTACGCAGCTTGTTTTTTTAATATCCACTTTATTTTaaactgaaataaaaattcattaagGTTACGGTTTAGCAAAAAATGCCAGAAAAATATCTAAGGACAGTCCAACTTGCTATGcttatacagtagactttcgcaAATTCAGctcttttaaccctctaacgggtaagaccgcctccaggcggtcttcacaaaaatcacatttacagcgacaataaaggttttatttatttaaaagtgctatagtgtcctcggtaatagtcttataaacatctattgaaagtttgaactcattttgactcttcgttttattgctattcccagttttgtgtgacaggtcagagaaaaagcaacaaaaaatatttgtgcaaaaaaaaactcatttccaatttccataaaaataccgatttaaagttatctgactaaaaaaaaaattatttttcagtgaATATAGAAAACTTTCCGCCATATTGAAAGTGTCAATGTTCGGTTTTAGCGCTGAGCAACAAAAATCTAAGTTGGCAGCCATGAGTCGCTCAGTCGTGTGatatatacagtgcccgctctctaatccagatcggcgtaatccggacgagttaacgacagttacatataaaataattttgaggttatgtatgcatgtctgttctccaatgaaaataaattatcttgtgatgtttttgtttaataaatgaagtataatagcatagaattcactAAATTATGTCttcttaatcttctttaaaactttaatactaattatacaaaaaagtcttgtattatattttcgagacgttgaacaaattcaaaaaatccatccggataacgaagcggacatctgtcattttgtctcccaatcatccgcattacaaagcgggcactgtattagcATGATCGCGTCGCGGTAAATGATTTCACAAGagaagaaaaaggaaatttttattaaaattattattggttgcgtattttaattattttacgtATTCTCTAAAAGATGAATGAATAAATGATTTATAGTAGTATTATTGATAAGGATTTATCATggtaaaaaatcactttttaatcGAAactagaatttcaaaaaaaaaaaaataataataataaaaaaattaaaattttctagctgaattcacaaaaaataaaagaataatattttctatattcaaccaaaatattgaaaattcaactTCTAGCTGGAAAATGACCTTTTTGTTACGAATATCGTTGTTAATATTACTATTTACAATTACcgtgttaggggaaagtggggcacctttgaatatgGGGTAACTTTGagattgggatttttctctaattttgaaataaaatttagccttatcatgatataattgaGCTACACAAatagattgaaaagctaaattacattatggattctacacactagagaaatttatgtacatattgaagcaaattccctacgcttgtgtaggaaaaccttttcaatatggacataaatttctctagtgtgtagatgccattaagGTCTGGTTCAataccatttaaaaataagagaaaaatcccaatttcaaatctgccccacattcaaaggtgccccacttactTCTACTACTATTTCACACGAGAATTGTAGTCAATTGTAGTACTTTGTACTATGATTGACTTGAATTGCATAAGAGGGGTGTTTTTAACACACTCTAAATGCactaaattagtaaaaaataagtaaatatgTACATAAAATTAAAGGTGAATTGTGACGACTTGCTTTCTTAAAAACCTATCATCTCTTTTGTTCTATTTAGActgttttcgaaaataaaaatatttaattcagccCGTGGAAATTCGGTAATATTTGGACACTGTAAGAGTGAAACTGAGCGACATTTTTATCACACTGATAAATATGGTGACGGCGCAATCACAATTTAATATGACTGAGCGACTCAAGGCTGCCAACTTCGTTTTTTGTCGCTTAGCGCCAAAATCGAAGATTGACATTTTCAATGATAAAAATTACTGCTAAATCGTACGATAAAGCGCGTGACGGCGATCACAATTGCTCTTCTGGAATCTAGATTAATGGCGTCTatacattagagaaatttatgtccatattaatacaaatttcatATACTTGTGTGGAAAACACCTCTTCAGACCTTATATTCTACTTCATAGCATGAGAAAttctaggaaaaattttaacttatttaTTAGTAGAATAAAAGCAATTAATTCCTATAGTAAATTATATTTTGCGACTCtttcttttaaagttttaatattcgaaaataaacttgttttgaaaatgTCTCCTATTTTCTAATTATATCTATTAAGAGTGCTATATTATTAATAGAATATCAGCTGTGAACAAGTTATCgagaaaatctttttattttaattgtgcTATTATTAGTCCCATATTAACTCTTCAGATTTTCATTGACGTCATTGAGTTGCCTGAAGAAACTTTTTATTacattaacaaattaaattttccaagtTCCTCACTAGTTCCCCAAATTGCCAGAATGTTATGttggaaaactttttttttgccctcTTTATAGCCCATTTATGCACATAGTTAAATGATAAATCAATATAACAAAGAGTGAATAGCCTTTTATCGTAAAAATGTTTATTGACAAGTAGCAAGTTTCAGCAATGTAATATTCACGAATGTATTTCTTGGTTGTTTAATATTCTTATACAATTTATGTAGTTCTCACCAATTGGCTTCTTTGGCAAATTGTGTGCACAAAAACCAGATTTTTCGCTTGATTTGTCCAATTGATTTGTTTCATGATGAATAAAATGTAATAGAATCCAAGGAGGATCAGTTGAGGTCAGGTTAAATCGATAGAGTGTGTCGAATTTGAGTACAACATAATCCTTGAAATAgaggaggaaaaagaaatggtaATTTTATAGTTTGATGGAAATTGGCGAAATAATAATAAGTGAAGAACAAAAAAGTGAATCTTTTATGTGCGCCGTCGTGTTACTCACAATTTCTGTACACTCCAtcctttattattttattttattgaaagctTTCCATTATAAGTTAGGAACTCAGACTAAGGGATTCTATTTTGaaagaatctccacaaaatagaacaaaaaagttaaataattgAAGGGGCTTAAAAtggtaaaagaaaaatagaaatcCTCTTATGCAGCTCATTCGCTCCATGAACACGGAGCAGAGACAGTCGCCGGCTGTGTCACTCCATTCAATTCACGATGCTCCCGATGATCTCGAATTGCGCCCCATGGATCAGGCGAGCCTCTCGGGCTCACGACAGTCGTCGCTCAATACCAATGGTGGCCCCTCGATCTCGATCCACAACCAGGAGAATGGCGTGGAATTGCGCCAATTGAACAATCACTCCTCCTCAGAGCACAACTCAATCTCTGGCACTGCACCAATACCCAAGAGCGCAGCCACAAGTCCACGGGTTAGGTGACATTTTGATAAaccttttttttgtaatcttcTCTTGTTCAACACTGGCGATCATAGATAAAGTGCAACATTTctctattattattatgattttgaATTCATAATGTTTTTCGAAgtattttaaataagtttttttaaaCAAGTTCTATGTTTAGTTAGTTGTAATTTTAGAATAAACAAATCACTTATTTAAGTTcttaaaaaataaggaaaagtggggctattttgagctctgggactacattgatatatgatgaagctggtccttttaattattttttttttaattcacaattgttttgtctatccaaattacattatgttaaaacccaatttcttttaaaaatatgcgaaaaactcgtataacaatgtaaccccacagctcaaagtagccccttCTCCCCCTAACTTGAAGATTAAATGTCAAAATGTAGTGTCAAAATTTATGTACCCATTCTGACTTAAAGGTTAACGCTTAATTTGCAAGTTTatctaaaattttacaatttcttgCAACTGGCTTTAAAATTATGACAGATAATATTAATTATGACATTTCGATTTCAGTTTATTGTCAAGcttatacagtgctgtctcgctatatgcacagtttgggtactttttttgacagttctctctctgaatatgcacaactttttttgaaattcccaacggtttttttttctttcttttaataaattatcatttttttattgttctagaattt encodes the following:
- the LOC129805739 gene encoding transmembrane protein 165; the encoded protein is MTSWWSVPRWHFYANLVIFTTTLSLTAKLVLGDIEPHDGEVTDSANVNFPSPDGTAPEGGASSSTIPADLGFWHAFLASISVILVSELGDKTFFIAAIMAMRHPRLTVFAGAISALALMTVLSAVFGMAATIIPRVYTYYISTALFAIFGLKMLKDGYYMSASDAQEELEEVQSDLRKREDELIRSMNTEQRQSPAVSLHSIHDAPDDLELRPMDQASLSGSRQSSLNTNGGPSISIHNQENGVELRQLNNHSSSEHNSISGTAPIPKSAATSPRFDKETSTMLISQDPESGTVRKTKARSIAYVVSRIFMQAFTMTFLAEWGDRSQLTTIILGAREDVYGVVVGGILGHSICTGLAVIGGRMIAQRISVRTVTLVGGVVFLLFAFSALFFNPNSEEN